In one window of Calypte anna isolate BGI_N300 chromosome 1, bCalAnn1_v1.p, whole genome shotgun sequence DNA:
- the SLC15A1 gene encoding solute carrier family 15 member 1: MAAKSKSPSFFGYPLSIFFIIINEFCERFSYYGMKAVLILYFKYFLNWTDDFSTAIYHTFVALCYLTPILGALIADSWLGKFKTIVSLSIVYTIGQAITSVSSISDLTDYDHNGSPDNKSVHIALSMTGLILIALGTGGIKPCVAAFGGDQFEEEQEKQRTRFFSIFYLSINAGSLLSTIITPILRAQECGIHSKQRCYPLAFGVPAALMAVALVVFVIGSGMYKKVQPQGNVMIQVAKCIGFAIKNRFQHRSKEFPRREHWLDWASEKYDKRLIAQVKMVLKVLFLYIPLPMFWALFDQQGSRWTLQATTMDGDFGSIQIQPDQMQTVNPILILIMVPVVDAVIYPLIEKCGINFTPLKKITVGMVLASLAFVAAALLQVQIDKTLPVFPANGQSQIKILNLGADKATVKFGSQVADVTVAPMNSTDYMTFETSQLQSVSITSGGNNQSKAFNYLSGNRHTLQVKNTARHLFADWLFDNVTSKPQEGNNLIRFINNVPDNISITMGDTSFGEMMPLSASNYSIFAGGRTDIIKAVRNSVNCSTSKAFGFGSAYTIIINNCTADTFDVAYSEDIPPNTVHMAWQIPQYFILTCAEVVFSVTGLEFSYSQAPSNMKAVLQAGWLLTVAVGNIIVLIVAGASGIKQQWAEYVLFAALLLAVCIVFATMAHFYTYIDPSEIEAQLDEEEKKQVKKDEEVNEKQAEAVSQL; the protein is encoded by the exons CTGCAAAGAGCAAATCG CCAAGCTTCTTTGGATACCCCTTGAGCATATTCTTCATTATCATCAACGAGTTCTGCGAGAGGTTCTCCTACTATGGCATGAAAG CGGTGctcattctgtattttaaatatttcctgaatTGGACTGATGACTTCTCTACAGCCATCTACCACACCTTTGTTGCTCTCTGCTACCTGACACCAATCCTTGGAGCGCTCATTGCAGACTCTTGGCTGGGAAAGTTCAA AACCATTGTCTCCCTGTCCATTGTCTATACAATTGGGCAGGCAATCACATCAGTGAGCTCCATAAGTGACCTGACAGATTATGACCACAATGGCTCTCCTGACAATAAATCAGTGCACAT TGCTCTGAGCATGACCGGCTTGATCCTCATTGCACTTGGTACTGGTGGAATCAAACCTTGTGTGGCAGCGTTTGGTGGAGATCAGTTTGAAGAAGAACAG gaaaaacaaagaacaagatTCTTCTCTATCTTTTATTTGTCTATTAATGCTGGAAGTCTTCTGTCTACTATAATCACTCCAATTCTCCGAG CTCAAGAGTGTGGGATTCACAGCAAACAGAGATGTTACCCATTAGCCTTTGGAGTCCCTGCAGCCCTCATGGCTGTCGCTCTGG TTGTGTTCGTAATTGGAAGCGGAATGTACAAGAAAGTTCAGCCTCAAGGAAATGTAATGATTCAAGTTGCCAAATGCATTGGA TTTGCCATCAAAAACAGGTTTCAGCATCGCAGCAAGGAGTTCCCCAGGAGGGAGCACTGGCTGGACTGGGCAAGTGAGAAGTATGAT AAACGACTGATTGCTCAGGTTAAGATGGTGCTGAAAGTGCTCTTCCTTTACATCCCTCTCCCCATGTTCTGGGCGCTCTTTGACCAACAG GGATCGAGATGGACGCTGCAAGCCACAACCATGGATGGGGATTTT GGATCTATTCAGATTCAGCCAGACCAAATGCAG ACTGTGAATCCAATCCTGATTCTTATAATGGTCCCAGTTGTGGATGCTGTGATTTATCCTTTAATTGAGAAATGTGGCATCAATTTTAC GCCCCTGAAGAAGATCACTGTTGGGATGGTCCTTGCATCTTTGGCTTTTGTTGCTGCTGCCCTTTTGCAAGTGCAAATAGAT AAAACTCTTCCAGTTTTCCCTGCAAATGGCCAATCccaaatcaaaatattaaatctcGGTGCTGATAAAGCAACAGTTAAGTTTGGATCTCAAGTTGCTGATGTGACAGTAGCACCTATGAATTCG ACAGACTACATGACATTTGAGACTTCCCAGTTGCAATCAGTAAGCATAACTTCGGGAGGTAATAATCAATCTAAAGCTTTCAACTACCTGAGTGGAAACCGGCACACTCTTCAAgttaaaaatactgcaagacACCTTTTTGCTGACTGG CTGTTTGACAATGTCACCTCAAAACCACAAGAAGGAAATAATCTCATCAG GTTCATAAACAATGTGCCTGATAATATCAGCATCACTATGGGTGACACTTCTTTTGGAGAAATGATGCCTCTTTCTGCCAGTAATTACAGCATCTTTGCAGGAGGAAG aacagaTATAATTAAGGCTGTTAGAAATTCAGTCAATTGTTCAACTTCAAAGGCATTTGGCTTTGGCAGTGCCTACACAATTATAATTAACAAT tgtACTGCAGACACTTTTGATGTAGCATATTCTGAAGATATACCACCCAATACAGTCCACATGGCGTGGCAGATCCCTCAATATTTTATTCTTACATGTGCAGAAGTAGTCTTCTCTGTCACTGGGCTGGAGTTTTCATACTCACAG GCCCCATCTAACATgaaggcagtgctgcaggcagggtggCTGCTGACGGTGGCTGTTGGGAACATAATTGTCCTCATCGTGGCTGGAGCATCTGGAATCAAACAGCAG tGGGCAGAGTACGTGCTGTTTGCTGCCTTGCTGTTGGCAGTTTGCATTGTTTTTGCTACCATGGCTCATTTTTATACCTACATTGATCCGAGTGAGATTGAAGCCCAACttgatgaggaagaaaaaaaacaagtcaaaAAGGATGAAGAAGTAAATGAAAAGCAAGCTGAAGCTGTCTCTCAATTGTAA